Below is a window of Anaerobacillus alkaliphilus DNA.
GGAACCAACTTTTTCCTTACTCCATCCAATCTTCCCCGCAGCAAAGACCGTTTCTAACTGATAGTGGTAACCAGGCTTATCCTTCCGTTTCGTGAAATAGTTATCTCCTGTTGAAATTTCTTTTCCTATACTAATTCCACTACATTTTGAATTATGAATAATATTATCCTCTATGATCCAACCTTTACTCCAATTAGGACCAATTAAACCAGGCTGATCTGCTGTTGGTGGTGTCCAGGGTGTTGCTGCCTGGGCCATTTCAAAACCTTGAACTGTTATGTAATCCATGCCTGTCTTTTCAGGGTAAAAGCAACATTTTCGGACATTAATTTCTGTTAATTCTTCATTAGGGTTGTAGTTATGGAAATTTGCATAGATGGTCGTATGGTTCTCATCAACTTCTGCATACCAGACATATTTCATCTGCTCAGGATTATGAGGAGCTACTATTTTGTTTGTCCAGTGATCTAGTACTTCTGTTTTGACAACAGGATTTACTACTTGTTCAAAATTTTCAGCCTCATAGAAGGACTTGCCATTTACATAAACATCTCCTAGGTGTCTGCCTGGATTATAAACAATCCAATCCCCATATAATTCTTCTTTAAAAGGATTATATTCTCCAAAAAATTCATTTGGGATAACTGCCTTCCATACGCTTCCTTCGAGTTTTTCCCAATTTTGTATTTGCTCAGAGCCTTTTATGATAACTTTCTCACCTTCAGCAGCTCTATAGGTAATTCTTCTCCATCCACTAAATCCTGGATTTTTAGGTTTGACCCATTCCCGGTAGACACCCTCATGAACAATGACTGTATCTCCAGCTACAGCAACAGAGGCTGCCTTGTTAATTGTCAGAAACGGATCCTGTTTTGTTCCATTTCCAAGGTCAGATCCATTCTTTGCTACGTGATATTCAACTCCCATTTTGTTCCTCCTTTTTTCATCATTATTTACTATAGTTAACCAACAAGTACGTTTCAATCACACTGTATTTAAAACCATTAGTATAACTAGTCTTATTTATCTTGACATTTTATAAGAAGTGAAAAAAGACATAAAAGAGGCTATCTTTTATGTCTTTTTCTGTCTTGCTGGTTATCTCAGTTTCATTACTTTGGCTTCCCAGTTTTAACAATTTGTAAGCTTTCACTCCACTCAGATAATCCTGTTTCATTCTCTGCCTGAGCATATAAGAAATAGTTACCGTTTTTAATAAACTCGAGTTGGATGGAGAACGTTCCATCTTCATTTACTACAGTTGAAAGGAGTAACTCTTTTTTGTTACCTTTCATCTCGTAAATGTGAATGATAGAGCCAACTTCCCCATGACCAGTAACCTCCACAAGGCTTTCACTAGTTCTAATTTGTTTTTCATTCCATTGCGGAATACTTGGCAACTCAGGCTCCATTGGTTCTTCTGGTCGCTCTGCTTCCATGGCAAATCGTAACGCTTGAACAAATAGTTGCTTTCCGTCTTCTGTCCAGCCGTAGTTTGGTCCAATAATATTAGTTACGGCAAAAGAAGATAAGAGAAGATGCATATGTCGTTCGCCCATAAATGCATATGCTATAGATGCACCTTTGTCTACTCCACCAACTAAGATGTTCCCAACTACTTTTCCTGGATAATCTTTAAAAGTAGAATATGGACTCTTACTTGCGTGAATTACAATATTTCCGAAGCCATTACCTAAACCTTCAAAGATAGGATGATCTGTAATTGGTAACATTACTTCCCCTTCGTTATACCCTTGTTGATCAAGTGTTGGATAACCAACTGTTTTTTCCAGTAAGGAAATAGAACCTTCCTCTACTCCCCATGTACCAACAAACACGAGACTTACTTGATGCTCATCTGCCGCGTTTATTAATGCTTTTAGTTGCTCTTTTGTACCTTTATTTGTGTTAATAACAATTAGTTGATACTTTTCTACTTCTTCTACTAAATCCCAGTCTCTTGCTTCTGCAAACAATTCCTGTTCGTTTAGGAACGTAGATAGTTTATCATTCCAATCTCCAATCACTGCTACTTGAATCGATTGTAATGACAGGT
It encodes the following:
- a CDS encoding right-handed parallel beta-helix repeat-containing protein, with translation MGVEYHVAKNGSDLGNGTKQDPFLTINKAASVAVAGDTVIVHEGVYREWVKPKNPGFSGWRRITYRAAEGEKVIIKGSEQIQNWEKLEGSVWKAVIPNEFFGEYNPFKEELYGDWIVYNPGRHLGDVYVNGKSFYEAENFEQVVNPVVKTEVLDHWTNKIVAPHNPEQMKYVWYAEVDENHTTIYANFHNYNPNEELTEINVRKCCFYPEKTGMDYITVQGFEMAQAATPWTPPTADQPGLIGPNWSKGWIIEDNIIHNSKCSGISIGKEISTGDNYFTKRKDKPGYHYQLETVFAAGKIGWSKEKVGSHIIRNNIIYDCGQNGIVGHLGCIFSEVYNNHIYNIAIKREFYGHEIAGIKLHAAIDTQIYDNRIHDCSLGLWLDWQLQGTRVSRNLFYRNNRDLFVEVSSGPYLIDHNILTADYALDNHAQGGAYINNIIRGKMVHRKMLDRSTPYHEPHSTDVKGISVVYGGDDRWYNNIFIGDDELEGVGTSHYHGYTTSLEEFIETVQR